Proteins found in one Takifugu rubripes chromosome 17, fTakRub1.2, whole genome shotgun sequence genomic segment:
- the tmem131l gene encoding transmembrane protein 131-like isoform X3 yields the protein MAELQDFQAGSHCHRKTWINILLGILQLLLPCVQHGGAQLQALSQVSSSVVEVWQPEEADPLVPLQMEKERRKDGLPLEDSSSPYSRENGWPLHFQPPALDFGTQPLGLARAETIYIHNPSPEVPVTLLSMFTTSRHFYVPFFHRRVIPPRGKASFKLIFLPSEEGNVENTLFINTSAHGLLSYQVFGVGVHQGSLKSVQRKESLLLFPHIQSIKLTQTQEDDSNSTTLGLLLECNLPKSLFNSPQGSCLQSEEHLSLQINLSARGDRPADLDKLKPYVIEHILVLLVAPTAGPAAIDHPKIGVYMLNSGSKKLFIKDMQVLTKVETSLKFNRIMLRSEAKNFTEVAALACRGPLPGHERKCISHVSLKMLGNQTAHSFPGIHIADRWTQVDLFSLLKVKQRDADTMDLWLTNSFLSPITVMNASLSHNLQGALKVMNFSGALIVPQGCWYLLSLQLLSTTLPVNQLSALSLYTNLGTILHIPFYFYSTPSMQGEVVFETERECGRPCLLRLSEAGLSEWQRSLLPDFFSSSWPVDNKLAAELCSQWQCQKDKLTCRWPRLPVETSSPLEFGATPVNESKVKTFTLKNPSSSVVSVEIRILSLYPAPLEALELLSKWFNISPLSLNISTSEFTLLASPPKAGENEEDMMGEGVLRLLLQPWETREVAVVFTPSDHKPTTTLLIIRNNLTVFDMKMVRGHGAKEVLRVGGKLPGPGASLRFNVPQSTLMECRDGLRSNKPLFAIRKSFKVENAGELPLTVLSMNINGYTCQGFGFEVLQCRPFSLEHNSSSEITIAFTPDFTSSWVIRDLTLVTARGTSFAFTLNVTLPHHMLPLCAQVVPGPSWEETFWVVTLIFTCFSLFGVCLMAFHQAQYILSEFSTPNVRSNHNSVLSRENSSVNNNNNTPNGVTKPKGSCKSYVDTCHTSDKGKGRGSPTLANSPAPRHHASKKGSSATPSQAQKKPKVSLYYSKYKPSSTTAPGVITVDEEHEDLTPEAPLTPEAPLTPEPPLSPVPDICNNNEPAFISQLDEKMSADFKKEQSNIEDTLPAAVMFPMEMPAGFPGNVTLSPGPRPGLLMCSPMEKSCTEHYAQKMDSDKRDSSELELREDEKGQKKKAQSAETLAFPGNSKGKRSRRKTENISSAPELDVVVIPEREKDLDWKTGEHNNSGTRNRNRCCNGPKSEAPKSGQSAESCLKQNAGVYPARTRRKCTVERRGGVCESGSDSGSSSGSVRASRGSWGSWSSTSSVEGDKEAGARMHPCMHPCTHPCTHPCTTSSRKRESMYSVTSGEQDCYRDAVNATYKTLNLYHKEQCQSPDPPTSSFIPSFAAVAAGVDRNPDKDVHDPTGQYLPEFRYNTAEALPYIPQPANPAVYNRFTWSGANSHCSPYAYCEERNYIGNGTFPGTFPSQNVQRTHRSQAGWTEEQPQESPSAWDTAACVGSKPYFSGTRSLSPMSSLFGSIWTPQSDPYQRHFQPERSAPVSPITPPHSPLSRELEGRCAPNQFSSFNPFGPHMNLDIWNSASNRSSNSQLSNDSGYCGDV from the exons ATGGCGGAGCTTCAGGACTTCCAAGCAGGCAGCCACTGTCACAGGAAAACGTGGATCAATATACTATTGGGAATACTACAACTACTTTTGCCGTGCGTACAGCACGGGGGGGCGCAGCTGCAAG CCCTCAGTCAGGTGTCCAGCAGCGTGGTCGAGGTCTGGCAGCCAGAGGAAGCAGACCCATTAGTCCCACTTCAG ATGGAGAAAGAGCGAAGGAAAGATGGTCTTCCACTAGAAGACAG CTCTTCTCCATACTCGCGGGAGAATGGGTGGCCCCTGCATTTTCAGCCCCCAGCGCTGGATTTTGGAACACA gCCGCTGGGGCTGGCTAGAGCCGAAACCATATATATACACAATCCCAGCCCGGAGGTTCCTGTGACGTTGTTGTCAATGTTTACAACAAGCAGACATTTTTACGTACCTTTCTTTCACAGAAGA GTGATCCCACCTAGAGGGAAGGCATCTTTTAAACTAATCTTCCTCCCGTCCGAGGAGGGCAACGttgaaaacactttatttataaACACATCGGCCCACGGGCTGCTGTCATATCAG GTGTTTGGTGTGGGAGTTCACCAGGGTTCATTAAAATCTGTCCAAAGGAAGGAGAGTCTACTACTATTCCCTCATATCCAGAGCATTAAGTTGACCCAAACTCAG GAAGATGACTCCAACAGCACAACGCTGGGTCTGCTCCTGGAGTGCAACTTACCCAAGAGTTTATTCAACAGTCCCCAG GGGTCCTGCCTCCAGAGTGAGGAGCACCTCAGCCTGCAGATAAACCTGTCAGCACGCGGTGACCGGCCCGCTGACCTGGACAAGCTCAAGCCTTATGTCATTGAGCACAttttggtgctgctggtggcccCCACCGCTGGACCGGCCGCAATAG ATCACCCAAAAATAGGAGTATATATGTTAAATTCTGGAAGCAAGAAGCTTTTTATTAAA GACATGCAGGTGCTCACAAAAGTAGAGACCAGCCTTAAATTTAATCGGATAATGCTACGGTCAGAGGCGAAGAACTTCACTGAAGTGGCTGCACTTGCCTGCAGAG GTCCACTGCCGGGCCATGAAAGGAAATGCATTAGTCATGTCAGTTTAAAAATGCTGGGAAATCAGACAGCCCACAGTTTCCCTGGAATACACATTGCAGACCG GTGGACACAGGTGGATTTATTCAGCCTGTTGAAGGTGAAGCAGAGAGACGCAGACACGATGGATCTGTGGCTGACAAATTCCTTCCTGTCGCCCATCACTGTGATGAATGCCAGCCTTTCACACAACCTCCAGGGAGCACTGAAG GTGATGAACTTCAGCGGTGCGTTGATAGTTCCTCAGGGGTGCTGGTACCTTCTgtccctgcagctgctcagcacGACCCTACCTGTCAATCAGCTGTCTGCATTGAGCCTGTACACCAACCTGGGCACAATCCTGCACATTCCTTTTTACTTCTACTCCACCCCGTCCATG CAGGGGGAGGTGGTGTTTGAGACCGAACGAGAATGTGGACGACCCTGTTTGCTCAGGTTGTCTGAAGCAG GTCTTTCAGAGTGGCAGCGTTCCCTCCTCCCAGACTTTTTCTCCTCATCTTGGCCTGTAGACAACAAACTGGCTGCTGAGCTCTGCTCTCAGTGGCAGTGCCAAAAAGACAAGCTAACTTGCAG GTGGCCCAGACTCCCAGTAGAGACATCCAGTCCTCTGGAATTTGGGGCTACACCTGTCAATGAGAGCAAG GTAAAGACGTTCACTCTGAAGAATCCGTCCTCTTCAGTGGTGTCTGTAGAGATCCGTATTCTCTCCTTGTACCCCGCTCCCCTGGAGGCGCTGGAACTCCTCTCCAAATG GTTTAATATCAGCCCCCTGTCTCTCAACATCAGCACCTCAGAGTTTACTCTCTTGGCTTCACCTCCCAAG GCTGGTGAGAATGAGGAGGACATGATGGGAGAGGGTGTCCTGCGTCTGCTACTGCAGCCCTGGGAGACCAGGGAAGTCGCTGTGGTCTTCACTCCCTCTGATCACAAACCCACCACAACCCTCCTCATCATCAG AAACAACCTGACAGTCTTCGATATGAAGATGGTGCGGGGCCATGGGGCCAAAGAGGTGCTCAGAGTGGGCGGCAAGTTGCCCGGCCCCGGAGCCTCTCTGCGCTTCAACGTTCCACAGTCAACTCTCATGGAGTGCCGGGACG GCCTGCGCTCCAATAAGCCACTCTTCGCCATTAGAAAGAGTTTCAAGGTGGAGAATGCAGGAGAGCTTCCTCTGACTGTTCTGTCCATGAATATAAATGGATACACGTGTCAGGGATTTGGATTCGAGGTGTTGCAGTGTCGCCCCTTCAGTCTGGAACACAACAGCTCCTCTGAGATCACCATCGC GTTCACGCCAGACTTCACCTCATCCTGGGTCATCCGGGACCTCACCCTGGTGACGGCACGGGGCACCTCTTTCGCTTTCACCCTGAATGTGACGCTGCCGCACCACATGTTGCCTCTATGCGCTCAAGTGGTTCCTGGGCCCAGCTGGGAGGAAACCTTCTGGGTGGTCACACTCATCTTCACCTG CTTCTCCTTGTTTGGTGTGTGTCTGATGGCCTTCCACCAGGCCCAGTATATTCTGAGCGAGTTCTCCACACCAAACGTCAGGAGCAACCACAATTCTGTGCTGTCCAGGGAAAACAGctctgtcaacaacaacaacaacacgccCAATGGAGTGAC TAAACCAAAGGGCAGTTGTAAGAGCTACGTGGACACCTGTCATACCTCAGATAAGGGAAAGGGGCGTGGCTCTCCAACCCTGGCCAACAGCCCCGCTCCACGTCATCACGCCTCCAAAAAAGGTTCCTCAGCCACTCCATCTCAGGCACAGAAGAAACCCAAAGTTTCACTCTATTACTCCAAATACAAACCCAGCTCCACCACAGCCCCTGGTGTGATAACAGTAGATGAAGAGCACGAGGACCTGACCCCAGAAGCACCCTTGACCCCAGAGGCACCCCTGACCCCAGAGCCGCCTCTGTCCCCGGTCCCTGACATCTGCAATAATAATGAACCTGCTTTCATCAGTCAGCTGGATGAGAAGATGTCTGCAGACTTTAAAAAGGAGCAGAGCAATATCGAAGACACACTTCCAGCAGCAGTTATGTTTCCCATGGAAATGCCTGCTGGTTTCCCAGGCAACGTCACACTGAGTCCAGGACCGAGACCGGGTCTGTTGATGTGCAGCCCTATGGAGAAGAGCTGCACCGAGCATTATGCACAGAAGATGGACTCTGATAAAAGGGACAGTTCTGAATTAGAG CTGAGAGAAGATGAGaaagggcagaaaaagaaagcacAGAGTGCTGAGACACTTGCTTTTCCAGGGAATAGTAAGGGAAAAAGGAGCCGCAGGAAGACGGAAAACATCTCCAG TGCTCCTGAGCTTGATGTAGTAGTGAttccagagagggagaaagaccTCGATTGGAAAACGGGCGAGCATAACAACAGCGGAACCCGCAACAGGAACCGCTGCTGCAACGGCCCCAAATCAGAAGCACCAAAGTCTGGACAGAGCGCCGAGAGCTGCCTCAAACAGAACG CAGGTGTGTATCCAGCTCGCACCCGGCGAAAGTGCACCGTGGAGAGGCGCGGCGGCGTTTGCGAGTCAGGCTCGGACTCCGGCAGCTCGTCGGGGAGCGTGAgggccagcagagggagctggggcagctggagcagcaccagcagtgtGGAGGGAGACAAAGAGGCTGGGGCCCGCATGCACCCCTGCATGCACCCCTGCACGCACCCCTGCACACACCCCTGCACTACCTCATCAAGAAAAA GGGAATCCATGTACAGCGTCACTTCAGGAGAGCAAGACTGCTACCGTGACGCCGTGAATGCAACCTACAAGACTTTAAA TTTGTACCACAAAGAGCAGTGCCAAAGCCCAGATCCCCCCACCTCCAGTTTCATCCCCAGttttgctgctgtggctgcaggagtGGACAGGAACCCAGATAAAGACGTTCATG ATCCGACAGGTCAATATTTACCCGAGTTCAGATACAACACCGCTGAAGCTCTGCCCTACATACCTCAGCCAGCCAACCCTGCGGTGTACAACAG GTTTACTTGGAGTGGTGCCAACAGCCATTGTAGCCCCTACGCCTACTGTGAGGAGAGGAACTACATCG GTAACGGGACATTTCCAGGTACTTTTCCCAGTCAAAATGTTCAAAGGACACACCGCAGTCAGGCCGGCTGGACCGAGGAACAGCCTCAGGAATCGCCCTCAGCCTGGGACACTGCGGCCTGTGTGGGCAGCAAG CCATACTTCTCTGGGACACGCAGCCTCTCACCCATGTCCAGCCTATTCGGATCCATCTGGACCCCTCAGAGTGATCCCTACCAGCGCCACTTTCAACCAGAACGGTCCGCCCCCGTGTCTCCCATCACCCCACCTCATTCTCCTTTGAGCCGGGAGTTAGAAGGGAGATGCGCCCCAAACCAGTTCTCCAGCTTCAACCCGTTTGGCCCGCACATGAACCTTGACATATGGAACTCCGCCTCCAACCGCAGCTCCAACTCGCAGCTCTCCAACGACTCCGGCTACTGCGGagatgtttaa
- the tmem131l gene encoding transmembrane protein 131-like isoform X1, which translates to MAELQDFQAGSHCHRKTWINILLGILQLLLPCVQHGGAQLQALSQVSSSVVEVWQPEEADPLVPLQMEKERRKDGLPLEDSSSPYSRENGWPLHFQPPALDFGTQPLGLARAETIYIHNPSPEVPVTLLSMFTTSRHFYVPFFHRRVIPPRGKASFKLIFLPSEEGNVENTLFINTSAHGLLSYQVFGVGVHQGSLKSVQRKESLLLFPHIQSIKLTQTQEDDSNSTTLGLLLECNLPKSLFNSPQGSCLQSEEHLSLQINLSARGDRPADLDKLKPYVIEHILVLLVAPTAGPAAIDHPKIGVYMLNSGSKKLFIKDMQVLTKVETSLKFNRIMLRSEAKNFTEVAALACRGPLPGHERKCISHVSLKMLGNQTAHSFPGIHIADRWTQVDLFSLLKVKQRDADTMDLWLTNSFLSPITVMNASLSHNLQGALKVMNFSGALIVPQGCWYLLSLQLLSTTLPVNQLSALSLYTNLGTILHIPFYFYSTPSMQGEVVFETERECGRPCLLRLSEAGLSEWQRSLLPDFFSSSWPVDNKLAAELCSQWQCQKDKLTCRWPRLPVETSSPLEFGATPVNESKVKTFTLKNPSSSVVSVEIRILSLYPAPLEALELLSKWFNISPLSLNISTSEFTLLASPPKAGENEEDMMGEGVLRLLLQPWETREVAVVFTPSDHKPTTTLLIIRNNLTVFDMKMVRGHGAKEVLRVGGKLPGPGASLRFNVPQSTLMECRDGLRSNKPLFAIRKSFKVENAGELPLTVLSMNINGYTCQGFGFEVLQCRPFSLEHNSSSEITIAFTPDFTSSWVIRDLTLVTARGTSFAFTLNVTLPHHMLPLCAQVVPGPSWEETFWVVTLIFTCFSLFGVCLMAFHQAQYILSEFSTPNVRSNHNSVLSRENSSVNNNNNTPNGVTKPKGSCKSYVDTCHTSDKGKGRGSPTLANSPAPRHHASKKGSSATPSQAQKKPKVSLYYSKYKPSSTTAPGVITVDEEHEDLTPEAPLTPEAPLTPEPPLSPVPDICNNNEPAFISQLDEKMSADFKKEQSNIEDTLPAAVMFPMEMPAGFPGNVTLSPGPRPGLLMCSPMEKSCTEHYAQKMDSDKRDSSELEQLREDEKGQKKKAQSAETLAFPGNSKGKRSRRKTENISSAPELDVVVIPEREKDLDWKTGEHNNSGTRNRNRCCNGPKSEAPKSGQSAESCLKQNAGVYPARTRRKCTVERRGGVCESGSDSGSSSGSVRASRGSWGSWSSTSSVEGDKEAGARMHPCMHPCTHPCTHPCTTSSRKRESMYSVTSGEQDCYRDAVNATYKTLNLYHKEQCQSPDPPTSSFIPSFAAVAAGVDRNPDKDVHDPTGQYLPEFRYNTAEALPYIPQPANPAVYNRFTWSGANSHCSPYAYCEERNYIGNGTFPGTFPSQNVQRTHRSQAGWTEEQPQESPSAWDTAACVGSKPYFSGTRSLSPMSSLFGSIWTPQSDPYQRHFQPERSAPVSPITPPHSPLSRELEGRCAPNQFSSFNPFGPHMNLDIWNSASNRSSNSQLSNDSGYCGDV; encoded by the exons ATGGCGGAGCTTCAGGACTTCCAAGCAGGCAGCCACTGTCACAGGAAAACGTGGATCAATATACTATTGGGAATACTACAACTACTTTTGCCGTGCGTACAGCACGGGGGGGCGCAGCTGCAAG CCCTCAGTCAGGTGTCCAGCAGCGTGGTCGAGGTCTGGCAGCCAGAGGAAGCAGACCCATTAGTCCCACTTCAG ATGGAGAAAGAGCGAAGGAAAGATGGTCTTCCACTAGAAGACAG CTCTTCTCCATACTCGCGGGAGAATGGGTGGCCCCTGCATTTTCAGCCCCCAGCGCTGGATTTTGGAACACA gCCGCTGGGGCTGGCTAGAGCCGAAACCATATATATACACAATCCCAGCCCGGAGGTTCCTGTGACGTTGTTGTCAATGTTTACAACAAGCAGACATTTTTACGTACCTTTCTTTCACAGAAGA GTGATCCCACCTAGAGGGAAGGCATCTTTTAAACTAATCTTCCTCCCGTCCGAGGAGGGCAACGttgaaaacactttatttataaACACATCGGCCCACGGGCTGCTGTCATATCAG GTGTTTGGTGTGGGAGTTCACCAGGGTTCATTAAAATCTGTCCAAAGGAAGGAGAGTCTACTACTATTCCCTCATATCCAGAGCATTAAGTTGACCCAAACTCAG GAAGATGACTCCAACAGCACAACGCTGGGTCTGCTCCTGGAGTGCAACTTACCCAAGAGTTTATTCAACAGTCCCCAG GGGTCCTGCCTCCAGAGTGAGGAGCACCTCAGCCTGCAGATAAACCTGTCAGCACGCGGTGACCGGCCCGCTGACCTGGACAAGCTCAAGCCTTATGTCATTGAGCACAttttggtgctgctggtggcccCCACCGCTGGACCGGCCGCAATAG ATCACCCAAAAATAGGAGTATATATGTTAAATTCTGGAAGCAAGAAGCTTTTTATTAAA GACATGCAGGTGCTCACAAAAGTAGAGACCAGCCTTAAATTTAATCGGATAATGCTACGGTCAGAGGCGAAGAACTTCACTGAAGTGGCTGCACTTGCCTGCAGAG GTCCACTGCCGGGCCATGAAAGGAAATGCATTAGTCATGTCAGTTTAAAAATGCTGGGAAATCAGACAGCCCACAGTTTCCCTGGAATACACATTGCAGACCG GTGGACACAGGTGGATTTATTCAGCCTGTTGAAGGTGAAGCAGAGAGACGCAGACACGATGGATCTGTGGCTGACAAATTCCTTCCTGTCGCCCATCACTGTGATGAATGCCAGCCTTTCACACAACCTCCAGGGAGCACTGAAG GTGATGAACTTCAGCGGTGCGTTGATAGTTCCTCAGGGGTGCTGGTACCTTCTgtccctgcagctgctcagcacGACCCTACCTGTCAATCAGCTGTCTGCATTGAGCCTGTACACCAACCTGGGCACAATCCTGCACATTCCTTTTTACTTCTACTCCACCCCGTCCATG CAGGGGGAGGTGGTGTTTGAGACCGAACGAGAATGTGGACGACCCTGTTTGCTCAGGTTGTCTGAAGCAG GTCTTTCAGAGTGGCAGCGTTCCCTCCTCCCAGACTTTTTCTCCTCATCTTGGCCTGTAGACAACAAACTGGCTGCTGAGCTCTGCTCTCAGTGGCAGTGCCAAAAAGACAAGCTAACTTGCAG GTGGCCCAGACTCCCAGTAGAGACATCCAGTCCTCTGGAATTTGGGGCTACACCTGTCAATGAGAGCAAG GTAAAGACGTTCACTCTGAAGAATCCGTCCTCTTCAGTGGTGTCTGTAGAGATCCGTATTCTCTCCTTGTACCCCGCTCCCCTGGAGGCGCTGGAACTCCTCTCCAAATG GTTTAATATCAGCCCCCTGTCTCTCAACATCAGCACCTCAGAGTTTACTCTCTTGGCTTCACCTCCCAAG GCTGGTGAGAATGAGGAGGACATGATGGGAGAGGGTGTCCTGCGTCTGCTACTGCAGCCCTGGGAGACCAGGGAAGTCGCTGTGGTCTTCACTCCCTCTGATCACAAACCCACCACAACCCTCCTCATCATCAG AAACAACCTGACAGTCTTCGATATGAAGATGGTGCGGGGCCATGGGGCCAAAGAGGTGCTCAGAGTGGGCGGCAAGTTGCCCGGCCCCGGAGCCTCTCTGCGCTTCAACGTTCCACAGTCAACTCTCATGGAGTGCCGGGACG GCCTGCGCTCCAATAAGCCACTCTTCGCCATTAGAAAGAGTTTCAAGGTGGAGAATGCAGGAGAGCTTCCTCTGACTGTTCTGTCCATGAATATAAATGGATACACGTGTCAGGGATTTGGATTCGAGGTGTTGCAGTGTCGCCCCTTCAGTCTGGAACACAACAGCTCCTCTGAGATCACCATCGC GTTCACGCCAGACTTCACCTCATCCTGGGTCATCCGGGACCTCACCCTGGTGACGGCACGGGGCACCTCTTTCGCTTTCACCCTGAATGTGACGCTGCCGCACCACATGTTGCCTCTATGCGCTCAAGTGGTTCCTGGGCCCAGCTGGGAGGAAACCTTCTGGGTGGTCACACTCATCTTCACCTG CTTCTCCTTGTTTGGTGTGTGTCTGATGGCCTTCCACCAGGCCCAGTATATTCTGAGCGAGTTCTCCACACCAAACGTCAGGAGCAACCACAATTCTGTGCTGTCCAGGGAAAACAGctctgtcaacaacaacaacaacacgccCAATGGAGTGAC TAAACCAAAGGGCAGTTGTAAGAGCTACGTGGACACCTGTCATACCTCAGATAAGGGAAAGGGGCGTGGCTCTCCAACCCTGGCCAACAGCCCCGCTCCACGTCATCACGCCTCCAAAAAAGGTTCCTCAGCCACTCCATCTCAGGCACAGAAGAAACCCAAAGTTTCACTCTATTACTCCAAATACAAACCCAGCTCCACCACAGCCCCTGGTGTGATAACAGTAGATGAAGAGCACGAGGACCTGACCCCAGAAGCACCCTTGACCCCAGAGGCACCCCTGACCCCAGAGCCGCCTCTGTCCCCGGTCCCTGACATCTGCAATAATAATGAACCTGCTTTCATCAGTCAGCTGGATGAGAAGATGTCTGCAGACTTTAAAAAGGAGCAGAGCAATATCGAAGACACACTTCCAGCAGCAGTTATGTTTCCCATGGAAATGCCTGCTGGTTTCCCAGGCAACGTCACACTGAGTCCAGGACCGAGACCGGGTCTGTTGATGTGCAGCCCTATGGAGAAGAGCTGCACCGAGCATTATGCACAGAAGATGGACTCTGATAAAAGGGACAGTTCTGAATTAGAG CAGCTGAGAGAAGATGAGaaagggcagaaaaagaaagcacAGAGTGCTGAGACACTTGCTTTTCCAGGGAATAGTAAGGGAAAAAGGAGCCGCAGGAAGACGGAAAACATCTCCAG TGCTCCTGAGCTTGATGTAGTAGTGAttccagagagggagaaagaccTCGATTGGAAAACGGGCGAGCATAACAACAGCGGAACCCGCAACAGGAACCGCTGCTGCAACGGCCCCAAATCAGAAGCACCAAAGTCTGGACAGAGCGCCGAGAGCTGCCTCAAACAGAACG CAGGTGTGTATCCAGCTCGCACCCGGCGAAAGTGCACCGTGGAGAGGCGCGGCGGCGTTTGCGAGTCAGGCTCGGACTCCGGCAGCTCGTCGGGGAGCGTGAgggccagcagagggagctggggcagctggagcagcaccagcagtgtGGAGGGAGACAAAGAGGCTGGGGCCCGCATGCACCCCTGCATGCACCCCTGCACGCACCCCTGCACACACCCCTGCACTACCTCATCAAGAAAAA GGGAATCCATGTACAGCGTCACTTCAGGAGAGCAAGACTGCTACCGTGACGCCGTGAATGCAACCTACAAGACTTTAAA TTTGTACCACAAAGAGCAGTGCCAAAGCCCAGATCCCCCCACCTCCAGTTTCATCCCCAGttttgctgctgtggctgcaggagtGGACAGGAACCCAGATAAAGACGTTCATG ATCCGACAGGTCAATATTTACCCGAGTTCAGATACAACACCGCTGAAGCTCTGCCCTACATACCTCAGCCAGCCAACCCTGCGGTGTACAACAG GTTTACTTGGAGTGGTGCCAACAGCCATTGTAGCCCCTACGCCTACTGTGAGGAGAGGAACTACATCG GTAACGGGACATTTCCAGGTACTTTTCCCAGTCAAAATGTTCAAAGGACACACCGCAGTCAGGCCGGCTGGACCGAGGAACAGCCTCAGGAATCGCCCTCAGCCTGGGACACTGCGGCCTGTGTGGGCAGCAAG CCATACTTCTCTGGGACACGCAGCCTCTCACCCATGTCCAGCCTATTCGGATCCATCTGGACCCCTCAGAGTGATCCCTACCAGCGCCACTTTCAACCAGAACGGTCCGCCCCCGTGTCTCCCATCACCCCACCTCATTCTCCTTTGAGCCGGGAGTTAGAAGGGAGATGCGCCCCAAACCAGTTCTCCAGCTTCAACCCGTTTGGCCCGCACATGAACCTTGACATATGGAACTCCGCCTCCAACCGCAGCTCCAACTCGCAGCTCTCCAACGACTCCGGCTACTGCGGagatgtttaa